Proteins encoded together in one Streptomyces sp. TLI_171 window:
- a CDS encoding proline dehydrogenase family protein — translation MLRSALLAASRSPQVRTMVEKFPPTHAIVERFVAGERLDQGIAATETLVATGRKVTLDHLGEDTKDADQAAGTALAYEHLLAALKETGLAASAEVSVKLSAVGQFLPVDGEKIALENARRICEAAADAGTTVTLDMEDHTTTDSTLAIARELRADFPWLGVVLQAYLRRTEADCRDLAHEGSRVRICKGAYKEPESVAFQGKRDVDLAYVRALKVLMAGEGYPMVASHDPNMIKIAGQLAEWNKRDATSFEYQMLYGIRPEEQLRLAEAGNTMRVYLPYGQEWYGYFMRRLAERPANLTFFLRAMATRG, via the coding sequence ATGCTCCGTTCCGCCCTCCTCGCCGCCTCGCGCTCCCCGCAGGTGCGCACCATGGTCGAGAAGTTCCCGCCCACCCACGCGATCGTCGAGCGCTTCGTCGCCGGCGAACGGCTCGACCAGGGCATCGCCGCCACCGAGACGCTGGTCGCCACCGGGCGCAAGGTCACCCTCGACCACCTCGGCGAGGACACCAAGGACGCCGACCAGGCCGCCGGCACCGCGCTGGCCTACGAGCACCTGCTGGCCGCCCTCAAGGAGACCGGCCTGGCCGCCTCCGCCGAGGTCTCCGTCAAGCTCTCCGCCGTCGGACAGTTCCTCCCCGTCGACGGCGAGAAGATCGCCCTCGAGAACGCCCGCCGGATCTGCGAGGCCGCCGCCGACGCCGGCACCACGGTGACCCTCGACATGGAGGACCACACCACCACCGACTCCACCCTCGCCATCGCCCGCGAGCTGCGCGCCGACTTCCCCTGGCTCGGCGTCGTCCTCCAGGCGTACCTGCGCCGCACCGAGGCGGACTGCCGCGACCTCGCCCACGAGGGCTCCCGGGTCCGGATCTGCAAGGGCGCCTACAAGGAGCCCGAGTCGGTCGCCTTCCAGGGCAAGCGGGACGTCGACCTCGCGTACGTCCGCGCCCTCAAGGTTCTGATGGCGGGCGAGGGTTACCCCATGGTGGCCTCCCACGACCCCAACATGATCAAGATCGCGGGCCAGCTCGCCGAGTGGAACAAGCGCGACGCGACCTCCTTCGAGTACCAGATGCTCTACGGCATCCGCCCCGAGGAGCAGCTCCGCCTCGCCGAGGCCGGCAACACCATGCGGGTCTACCTCCCCTACGGCCAGGAGTGGTACGGCTACTTCATGCGCCGCCTCGCCGAGCGCCCCGCCAACCTCACCTTCTTCCTCCGCGCCATGGCCACCCGCGGCTGA
- a CDS encoding CHAP domain-containing protein: MNDRDLVIDKARSYIGLHETGDNRTEFGKEYGEDGVAWCDIFVWCIFNRVGLVGLLPGKFDNCGRSTEAWKEMGRFSEYPALGAQVVFGPGGGEHTGIVVDYGPTTVTSVEGNWNDQVSQVTRERRDAFVFGYGYPRFAEGIRSADPNYQPQGGEAPIQPVPAPADGQPDVLYVGQLNHAASWDPPAEQGHRSYCWPQVLRLEQALESEGLLAHAFVDGSYGSVTIDAYRRLQQNLGYAGQAADGKPGMASLSWLGSRHGFRAEP; encoded by the coding sequence ATGAACGATCGAGATCTCGTCATCGACAAGGCCAGGTCGTACATCGGTCTGCACGAGACCGGCGACAATCGGACCGAATTCGGAAAGGAGTACGGGGAGGACGGTGTCGCCTGGTGCGACATCTTCGTCTGGTGCATTTTCAACCGGGTCGGACTGGTGGGTCTGCTGCCCGGGAAGTTCGACAACTGCGGCAGGTCGACCGAGGCGTGGAAGGAGATGGGGCGCTTCTCCGAGTATCCGGCGCTGGGCGCCCAGGTGGTGTTCGGGCCCGGCGGCGGTGAGCACACCGGCATCGTGGTGGACTACGGACCGACCACGGTGACCTCCGTCGAGGGCAACTGGAACGACCAGGTGTCGCAGGTGACCCGCGAGCGCCGGGACGCGTTCGTGTTCGGGTACGGCTATCCCCGGTTCGCCGAGGGGATCCGCAGCGCGGACCCCAACTACCAGCCCCAGGGCGGCGAGGCCCCGATCCAGCCGGTTCCGGCCCCCGCCGACGGGCAGCCGGACGTGCTCTACGTCGGGCAGCTCAACCACGCGGCGAGCTGGGACCCGCCGGCCGAGCAGGGGCACCGCTCCTACTGCTGGCCCCAGGTGCTGCGCCTGGAGCAGGCGTTGGAGTCGGAGGGCCTGCTGGCGCACGCGTTCGTCGACGGCTCGTACGGATCGGTCACCATCGACGCGTACCGCCGGCTCCAGCAGAACCTGGGCTACGCCGGCCAGGCCGCGGACGGCAAGCCCGGGATGGCGTCGCTGTCCTGGCTGGGCAGCCGGCACGGGTTCCGGGCCGAACCCTGA
- a CDS encoding TerD family protein → MVQGGNAPLGSARVVVEVTAPKRLDVSGLLLTQAGKVRSDADFVFFNAPQGPGVTHRPAAGATPDAIAVDTAAVPADITRIVVTASLDDQQATFAGTEPTATLRDADTGRELFTFTPPRLTRETALVVIEVYRRGAEWKVRAVGQGYADGLAGIATDFGVSVEDTPAAAAPPAAAPGAAPAAPPAAAPAAPPMPATAPRGAAAPPPMPSGSPAVGKITLDKGRVNLVKGGSVSLEKAGRPFLDAVRMGLGWEPAGHGRNIDLDASVIAFDAQRSKIDTAWFMKLSLFNGAIAHSGDNLTGKGGGDDESITVHLGGLPPEVCGLVFVVNSFSGQKFTDVKNAYCRLVDAAGGEELVRFDLTHAEARTGVAMCKLVRQFSGEWVMTALGEYVDAKTARSMVKPAAAML, encoded by the coding sequence CTGGTGCAGGGCGGCAACGCACCCCTGGGATCGGCCCGGGTGGTGGTGGAGGTCACCGCGCCCAAGCGGCTCGACGTCTCCGGGCTGCTGCTCACCCAGGCGGGCAAGGTCCGTTCGGACGCCGACTTCGTGTTCTTCAACGCCCCGCAGGGCCCCGGGGTGACGCACCGTCCGGCCGCCGGGGCCACCCCCGACGCGATCGCCGTCGACACCGCGGCCGTGCCCGCCGACATCACCCGCATCGTGGTCACCGCCTCGCTCGACGACCAGCAGGCCACCTTCGCCGGCACCGAACCCACCGCGACCCTCCGGGACGCCGACACCGGCCGCGAGCTCTTCACCTTCACCCCGCCCCGGCTCACCCGGGAAACCGCCCTGGTGGTGATCGAGGTCTACCGGCGCGGCGCCGAGTGGAAGGTCCGCGCCGTCGGCCAGGGCTACGCCGACGGACTGGCCGGCATCGCCACCGACTTCGGCGTCTCGGTCGAGGACACTCCCGCGGCCGCCGCCCCGCCCGCGGCCGCTCCGGGCGCCGCACCGGCCGCACCGCCGGCTGCCGCACCGGCCGCCCCGCCGATGCCCGCCACCGCGCCGCGGGGTGCGGCCGCCCCGCCGCCGATGCCCTCCGGCTCGCCCGCCGTAGGCAAGATCACCCTCGACAAGGGCCGGGTCAACCTGGTCAAGGGCGGCTCGGTCTCGCTGGAGAAGGCCGGCCGGCCCTTCCTCGACGCCGTCCGGATGGGCCTCGGCTGGGAGCCCGCCGGGCACGGCCGCAACATCGACCTGGACGCCTCCGTCATCGCCTTCGACGCCCAGCGCAGCAAGATCGACACCGCCTGGTTCATGAAGCTCTCGCTCTTCAACGGCGCGATCGCCCACTCCGGCGACAACCTCACCGGCAAGGGCGGCGGCGACGACGAATCCATCACCGTCCACCTCGGCGGCCTGCCGCCCGAGGTCTGCGGCCTGGTCTTCGTGGTCAACTCCTTCTCCGGCCAGAAGTTCACCGACGTCAAGAACGCCTACTGCCGCCTGGTCGACGCCGCCGGCGGCGAGGAGCTGGTCCGCTTCGACCTCACCCACGCCGAGGCCCGCACCGGCGTCGCCATGTGCAAGCTGGTCCGCCAGTTCTCCGGCGAGTGGGTGATGACCGCCCTCGGCGAGTACGTCGACGCCAAGACCGCCCGCTCCATGGTCAAGCCCGCCGCCGCGATGCTCTGA